CCGGGCCTTCGGGGAGGAGGTGGGCACGCCGCGGGTCTTAGCGATGCAGCCAGGGCTTGTAAAGCCACGCCGGCTTTGTCAGTCAGGGGGCCACCCATGCCCAAAGTCCTGCTGCTGCACACCGGTGGAACCCTCGGAATGGCTGGCGGGCGCCCCTCGGCGCTGCGCCCGGCCGCCTTCTTCAAGACGCTGAAGGCGCGCGTGCCCGAGCTCTTCGATCTCGCGGACATCGAGCTCGAGCTGTTCAGCAACCTGGACAGCTCGGAGATGCAGCCCGAGCTGTGGACCCGGATGGCGAAGCACCTGCACCACCGGCTGCCCCAGTTCGACGGCTGCGTGGTGACGCACGGCACGGACACCCTCGCCTACACGGCGAGCGCCCTCTCCTTCATGCTGCGCGGGCTGCCCTGCCCCGTGGTGCTCACCGGCAGCCAGCGCCCGCTGGGGGAGATCCGCACGGACGCGCGGCTCAACCTCATCGACGCGGTGCTCAGCGCGCTCAACGGCCCGCGCGAGGTGAGCATCTGCTTCGACAGCCACCTGTACCGCGGCAACCGCACCCGCAAGGTGAAGGTGGCCGAGTACGACGCCTTCGAGAGCCCCAACTTCCCCGTGCTGGGCACCCTGGGGGTGGGCACCCACTTCGAGCGCGGCCTGCGGCCGAGCGCCCGCTTCACGCTGCACGAGCGGCTGGAGCCCCGCGTCTTCCTCCTCAAGGTGTTCCCGGGCCTGGACCCCGCCCTGCCGCTCGCGCTGCTGCCGCACGTGGCGGGCCTGGTGCTCGAGGCCTACGGCGCGGGCAACTTCCCCATCGCCCCGGAGCTGGGCCGCAGCCTGCAGCCGCTCTTCCAGCAGGCGCGCGCGCGCGGCGTGCCGGTGGTGGTCATCAGCCAGGCGCACCGCAACGGGGTGGACCTGCGCCTCTACGAGTCCGGCGCGGCCGCGCTCGCCGAGGGCGCCATCGGTGGGGCGGACCTGACCCCCTCTGCCGCCCTGGTGAAGCTGATGAACGGGCTCGCCTACCACAAGGACCCCGCCCGCCTCGCCCAGTTCATCACCACCCCGGTCGCGGGCGAGCTCACCCCGGACCTGCCCGAGCCCACCCCGCGCGGTCCGCGCCACCGCCAGGGCACGCGCCGGCACTGAGAAACGCGCGCGCGCCGGTTTGCCGGCGCGTGCGGCCGCCCCCTAGAATGGCCGGCACGATGCCCGGCGGGTCCTTCGAGGAGAAGACGAGCGTTCAGTCGTTCAGCGACCTGCTGGGGCCCGCCGCCCCCGCCCGCCAGAGCGCCTACCTCATCGTGCTGAGTGCCAAGAGCGCCGCGGGCATCGGGCGCATGCACAAGCTGGAGGGGCCCGAGACCCTGCTCGGGCGCAGCAGCGAGGCCGGCTTCCAGGTGGAGGACGACGGCATCAGCCGCAAGCACGCCAAGGTGGTGGGCGGCGGCGAGGGGCGCTTCCAGCTCGTGGACCTGGGCAGCACCAACGGCACCTACCTCAACGGCCTGCGGGTGAGCACGGCGCAGCTGTGTGACGGAGACCGCATCCAGATCGGCTCCAACACGGTGCTCAAGTTCAGCCTGCAGGATCAGCTGGAGGAGCAGTACCAGCGCAGCATCTACGACAACGCCACCCGCGACGCGCTGACCCGGCTCTACAACCGCAAGTACTTCCTGGACACGCTGCGCAAGGAGTTCGCCTACTGCCTGCGCCACCGCCAGCCGCTCTCGCTGGTGATGTTCGACGTGGACCGCTTCAAGGCCATCAACGACACCTACGGCCACCCCGCAGGCGACCTCGTCCTGCAGCGCATCGCGCAGCGGGTGCTGGACACGGTGCGCACCGAGGACGTGCTCGCGCGCTACGGCGGCGAGGAGTTCGCCCTGATGCTGCGCGACTCGCCCGAGGGCCACGCGCTCGCCTGCGCCGAGCGCTGCCGGCAGGCGGTGGCCAGCACCGACTTCACCTTCGGCGGCGCCGCGCTGCACGTCACCATCAGCCTGGGCGTGAGCACCCTGGTGGACGCGCGCTACACCCAGCCCGAGGAGCTGGTGGGCGCCGCGGACACCTACCTGTACCGCGCGAAGCACTCGGGCCGTAACCGCGTGGACGCGCGCAGCGTGAGCGGCCCCTAGCTGCCCCTGCCTGGCGCACGGGCGGCCAGGCCCCGCGCTCCCCCCTGCTCCGGGCGCTCCGGCGCACTCCGGGCTGCGGTCCCCTCCCGTCGCGGGGGAGGCCTTTTTCCCCGCCTTCCCTTGCCTTTTGGGCCCCTCTGGGTCATATCCGCCGCGCTTTTCCCCAACCCTTTGACGCAAAGCGGAAGGAGGTGACTGCATGCCCGGTATTCGAGTGAAGGACGGCGAGTCCATCGAGAGCGCCCTCAAGCGCTTCAAGAAGGCGACCGAGAAGGCTGGAATCCTCTCCGAGATCCGCAAGCGCGAGCACTACGAGAAGCCTTCCGTGAAGAAGAAGAAGAAGGCCCTCGCGGCGAAGAAGCGCGCGGTGAAGAAGGCCCGCAAGACGTACTAGTCGCGGCGCTTTCACAGCGTGGACGGGGCGGCGGCGCACACGGTGCGCTGCCCCCTGGCCCCGAAGCAGCAGCTGCAGTCCCCTCCCCCACAGCAGCCCCAGGAGCTTCCTCCATGGCCACCCTCAAGGAGCGGATCGACGCGGACCTGAAGGACGCGATGCGCTCGAAGAACGAGCTCACCCTCAGCGTGCTGCGCATGCTCAAGAGCGCGGTGAAGTACAAGGAGGTCGAGCCGGGCGCCCAGGCCCTGGACGACGCGGGCGTGCAGAAGGTCATCGCGACCCTCATCAAGCAGCGCCGCGACTCCATCCAGCAGTACCAGGACGCGGGCCGCCCCGAGCTCGCGCAGAAGGAGGAGCAGGAGATTGGCGTCCTCCAGAGCTACCTGCCCCAGCAGCTGAGCGCGGACGAGCTCGCCCAGCTGGTGCAGGCCGCCGTGGCCGAGTCCGGCGCCCAGAGCGCCAAGGACATGGGCATGGTGATGAAGGCCGTGCAGCCCAAGGTGGCCGGCCGCGCCGAGGGCAAGGCCGTGAGCGACGCGGTGAAGGCCGCGCTCGCGAAGCTGGGCTAGTCCGCCCCGAAGCGCTCCCGGGGCCGAGAATCCGGCCCCGGAGGCAGCTCCCCTGTTCAATGGCCTGCTGCGTCACCCGCAAGACGGCGGGTGCGGGCGGGAAACTTGTGTGCGGGGCGCGGGCCCATTAAGGGCTAGGGAGGAAGCCTGTCCCTCCGCCGTGCGCGCGGGGGGTGCCCTGGGCTCGAGGAGTGGGGCCTGTCCATCCCGGAGCACAAGATCGAAGAGGTGCTCGCCCGCGTGGATCTGCTGGGGCTGGTCTCCCGCCACGTGGAGCTGAAGAAGTCGGGGCGCTCCTACAAGGGCCGCTGCCCCTTCCACCAGGAGAAGAGCGCCTCCTTCTACGTCACCCCGGAGATGCGCCGCTTCAAGTGCTTCGGCTGCCAGGCGGGCGGCGACGCCATCTCCTTCGTCCAGCGCTACCTGGGCAAGACCTTCCTGGACGCCGTGCGCGACCTCGCGCGCGAGGCCGGGGTGGACCTGGAGGGCGCCGAGGACCCGGGCGCCCGCGAGCGCCAG
This Aggregicoccus sp. 17bor-14 DNA region includes the following protein-coding sequences:
- the rpsU gene encoding 30S ribosomal protein S21, which produces MPGIRVKDGESIESALKRFKKATEKAGILSEIRKREHYEKPSVKKKKKALAAKKRAVKKARKTY
- a CDS encoding GGDEF domain-containing protein; protein product: MPGGSFEEKTSVQSFSDLLGPAAPARQSAYLIVLSAKSAAGIGRMHKLEGPETLLGRSSEAGFQVEDDGISRKHAKVVGGGEGRFQLVDLGSTNGTYLNGLRVSTAQLCDGDRIQIGSNTVLKFSLQDQLEEQYQRSIYDNATRDALTRLYNRKYFLDTLRKEFAYCLRHRQPLSLVMFDVDRFKAINDTYGHPAGDLVLQRIAQRVLDTVRTEDVLARYGGEEFALMLRDSPEGHALACAERCRQAVASTDFTFGGAALHVTISLGVSTLVDARYTQPEELVGAADTYLYRAKHSGRNRVDARSVSGP
- a CDS encoding GatB/YqeY domain-containing protein, whose translation is MATLKERIDADLKDAMRSKNELTLSVLRMLKSAVKYKEVEPGAQALDDAGVQKVIATLIKQRRDSIQQYQDAGRPELAQKEEQEIGVLQSYLPQQLSADELAQLVQAAVAESGAQSAKDMGMVMKAVQPKVAGRAEGKAVSDAVKAALAKLG
- a CDS encoding asparaginase, whose protein sequence is MPKVLLLHTGGTLGMAGGRPSALRPAAFFKTLKARVPELFDLADIELELFSNLDSSEMQPELWTRMAKHLHHRLPQFDGCVVTHGTDTLAYTASALSFMLRGLPCPVVLTGSQRPLGEIRTDARLNLIDAVLSALNGPREVSICFDSHLYRGNRTRKVKVAEYDAFESPNFPVLGTLGVGTHFERGLRPSARFTLHERLEPRVFLLKVFPGLDPALPLALLPHVAGLVLEAYGAGNFPIAPELGRSLQPLFQQARARGVPVVVISQAHRNGVDLRLYESGAAALAEGAIGGADLTPSAALVKLMNGLAYHKDPARLAQFITTPVAGELTPDLPEPTPRGPRHRQGTRRH